From the Leucoraja erinacea ecotype New England chromosome 33, Leri_hhj_1, whole genome shotgun sequence genome, one window contains:
- the LOC129712771 gene encoding gonadotropin-releasing hormone II receptor-like has translation MNASLDAFISLYLRQTRCDYNGTDEAMAMVRRCNGSGNPHFQIPVFSDVAKVRVGITALVFTVSTFCNLAVLWTTGRNRKRKSHVRILIVNLVVADLLVTFVVMPLDAAWNITVQWQGGDLACRLLMFLKLMAMYSCAFVTVVISVDRQSAILNPLGISEAKKKNKIMLTVAWLLSAILSIPQILLFHTTSINVPQNFTQCSTIGSFKEHWQETSYNMFTFVFLFLMPLMIMIFCYTRILMEISKRMAKGNLSSKEVHLRRSKNNIPKARLRTLKMSIIIVTSFIVCWTPYYLLGLWYWFSPEMLSEEKVSPALSQILFIFGLFNTVLDPITYGLFTIQFRKSLQCCCHSDKTASNLDLNTTQTGSFRCSGSSFRLKKLIALGQEGQRSIAENESHSNSSYCKNGYLDAPGGCQ, from the exons ATGAACGCCAGTCTTGACGCTTTCATCAGCCTCTACCTTCGTCAAACTCGCTGTGACTACAATGGCACGGATGAGGCCATGGCCATGGTGCGGAGGTGTAACGGCAGCGGCAACCCTCACTTTCAGATCCCCGTCTTCTCCGACGTGGCCAAGGTGAGGGTGGGGATCACCGCCCTGGTCTTCACCGTCTCCACCTTCTGCAACCTGGCCGTGCTGTGGACCACCGGCCGCAACCGCAAGAGGAAGTCCCACGTCCGGATCCTGATCGTCAACCTGGTGGTGGCGGACCTGCTGGTGACCTTCGTGGTCATGCCACTGGACGCCGCCTGGAACATCACCGTGCAGTGGCAGGGCGGAGACCTGGCCTGCCGGCTCCTCATGTTCCTCAAGCTGATGGCCATGTACTCCTGCGCCTTTGTCACCGTGGTCATCAGCGTCGACCGCCAGTCCGCCATTCTAAACCCCCTGGGCATCAGTGAAGCCAAAAAGAAGAACAAGATCATGTTGACGGTGGCATGGCTGCTGAGTGCCATCCTCTCTATTCCACAG ATTCTCCTGTTTCATACGACAAGCATCAATGTGCCCCAAAACTTCACTCAGTGCTCCACTATTGGGAGTTTCAAAGAACACTGGCAAGAGACCTCATACAACATGTTTACATTTGTTTtcctgtttctcatgcctttgatGATCATGATATTCTGCTACACCCGAATCCTGATGGAGATATCAAAGAGGATGGCCAAGGGAAACT TATCGTCGAAGGAAGTGCATTTAAGACGATCAAAGAACAACATACCCAAAGCTCGACTGAGGACCCTAAAGATGAGTATTATTATTGTGACCTCCTTCATTGTTTGCTGGACCCCCTACTACCTCCTGGGACTCTGGTACtggttctccccagagatgctttctgaggaAAAGGTCTCGCCTGCATTGAGTCAGATCCTCTTTATCTTTGGTCTCTTCAACACTGTCTTGGACCCCATCACCTATGGGCTTTTTACCATCCAATTCAGGAAGAGTCTCCAGTGCTGCTGCCACTCGGACAAGACCGCGTCCAACTTAGATCTCAACACGACGCAGACGGGCTCCTTCCGGTGCTCGGGGTCGTCTTTTCGCCTCAAAAAGTTAATTGCGCTTGGTCAAGAGGGTCAAAGGTCAATCGCGGAGAATGAGTCCCACAGCAACAGCAGTTATTGCAAGAACGGTTATCTTGATGCACCGGGAGGCTGCCAGTGA